A region of Gracilinanus agilis isolate LMUSP501 chromosome 3, AgileGrace, whole genome shotgun sequence DNA encodes the following proteins:
- the LOC123239961 gene encoding glutamine amidotransferase-like class 1 domain-containing protein 3A, mitochondrial, with the protein MAPRKVALVLAGCGVFDGSELHEASAVMVHLSRSGAEVKIFAPNMEQMHVVNHLSGNPAEEKRNVLVESARIARGNIQDLADLKVSEFDAVIFPGGFGVAKNLCSWAVDGKDCTVNNIVKATLQAFHSAKKPIGLCCISPVLAAKVFPGCEVTVGHDKNVDGRFPDAETATAIQELGCKHVCKDVGESHVDSTNKIVTTCAFMCKAPLHEIFDGIGTMVGEVLKLA; encoded by the exons ATGGCCCCGCGGAAGGTAGCCCTGGTCCTGGCCGGCTGCGGCGTGTTCGATGGAAGCGAACTGCACGAAGCCTCGGCCGTCATGGTTCATCTCAGCCGCAGCGGGGCGGAG GTAAAAATATTTGCTCCTAATATGGAACAGATGCATGTAGTTAATCACTTGTCAGGCAACCcagcagaagagaagagaaatgtttTAGTGGAAAGTGCCAGGATTGCACGAGGTAATATTCAAGATTTGGCAGACCTGAAGGTCAGTGAGTTTGATGCTGTTATTTTTCCTG GTGGATTTGGTGTAGCCAAGAACCTCTGCTCCTGGGCTGTGGATGGAAAGGATTGCACTGTCAATAATATTGTCAAGGCTACTCTGCAGGCCTTCCATAGTGCTAAGAAGCCTATTGGGTTGTGCTGTATATCTCCTGTGCTGGCAGCCAAAGTCTTCCCTGGTTGTGAAGTCACAGTCGGCCATGATAAAAATGTggatggaag GTTTCCTGATGCTGAAACAGCCACTGCTATACAAGAACTTGGATGCAAGCATGTTTGTAAGGATGTGGGTGAATCCCACGTGGATTCTACCAACAAAATCGTTACTACTTGTGCTTTCATGTGCAAGGCTCCTCTGCATGAGATTTTTGATGGAATTGGAACAATGGTGGGCGAAGTCTTAAAGCTGGCTTGA